The Petrotoga sp. 9PW.55.5.1 sequence TCAAAGAGCTATGATTGCTATGGCTATGGCTTGTAATCCTAAGCTGCTAATTGCAGATGAACCTACCACGGCAATAGATGTAACTATTCAAGCACAAATTTTTGAGTTGATGTTAAAACTACAAAATCAATATAATATGACTATCATGCTTATTACACATGACATGGGGGTAATTGCCGAATTGGCAGATAATGTCATTGTTATGTATATGGGTAATATTGTTGAAAGTGGAAATATTCAAGATATTCTAACAAAACCGGCGCATCCTTATACAAAAGCTTTATTGAAATGTATGCCTGTTTTAGGTAAAGGTAAAAATCAAGAAATAGAACCAATTAGAGGGATAACACCTGATCCTTATGATAGACCTACAGGATGTCAATTTTATCCTCGATGTGATTTCCATTCTGACGAATGTTTAAAAGTTCCTAAAACTTCATACATTAATGAATTCCATTCAGTTAAATGTTGGCATTATATGAAGGTGTTAGATAATGAATGACTTAAAAAAAACTTTAATAAAATTAAGAAATATAAAAATATACTTTCCTATTTTTAGAGGAGTCTTTAAGAAAGCGTCTGGCTTTGTAAAAGCAGTTGATGGAGTTGATTTGGATATATATCAAGGCGAAACGTTAGGATTAGTAGGAGAAAGTGGATGCGGTAAGACTACACTAGGAAAAGGTATCTTAAAGCTCATAAAAATAACTTCAGGTGAAATAAATTATATTTTTGATAGCGAAGAAAAAAATTTAAAGACT is a genomic window containing:
- a CDS encoding ABC transporter ATP-binding protein — protein: MSNQTLLTVNNLSVYIYANQRCNKAVQDISFEVKKGKILGIIGESGCGKSITASAIMQLLPEFARIEHGEIVFHDNEENIRIDKLEKNSSEMRKIRGEKMAMIFQDPMVALNPVYTVGFQIMESLRYHMNMSKRQAKCRTIELLKEMGISSPDRRVHEYPHQFSGGMRQRAMIAMAMACNPKLLIADEPTTAIDVTIQAQIFELMLKLQNQYNMTIMLITHDMGVIAELADNVIVMYMGNIVESGNIQDILTKPAHPYTKALLKCMPVLGKGKNQEIEPIRGITPDPYDRPTGCQFYPRCDFHSDECLKVPKTSYINEFHSVKCWHYMKVLDNE